From the Cervus elaphus chromosome 20, mCerEla1.1, whole genome shotgun sequence genome, one window contains:
- the HAPLN2 gene encoding hyaluronan and proteoglycan link protein 2 isoform X2 translates to MTDRGGWTEGVRFLEASGGPGSLVPTLTASSHRQCAPRCRRAEDKKLPITAPTISVKRPTSNRPCWADSHHARQDQSPLSLPLPSPLGLRHLPQSPGGPSYKVRWSKVEPGDLRETPILITNGLHARGYGPLGGRARMRRGHRLDASLVIAGVRLEDEGRYRCELINGIEDESVALTLRLEGVVFPYQPSRGRYQFNYYEAKQACEEQDGRLATYAQLYQAWTEGLDWCNAGWLLEGSVRYPVLTARAPCGGRGRPGIRSYGPRDRKRDRYDAFCFTSALSGHVFFVPGRLTLSEAHAACRRRGAMVAKVGHLYAAWKFSGLDQCDGGWLADGSVRFPITTPRPRCGGLPDPGVRSFGFPRPQQAAYGTYCYSE, encoded by the exons ATGACAGACAGAGGGGGCTGGACAGAAGGGGTCAGGTTTCTTGAAGCAAGTGGAGGTCCTGGAAGTCTGGTTCCCACCTTGACAGCCTCTTCCCATAGGCAATGCGCACCCAGGTGCCGGAGGGCAGAG GACAAAAAGCTGCCAATCACTGCACCCACCATCTCTGTGAAGAGGCCCACTTCTAACAG ACCGTGCTGGGCTGACTCCCATCATGCAAGGCAGGATCAGTCTCCCCTctctctgccacttccttctcccttgGGCCTTCGCCACCTTCCACAGAGCCCTGGGGGACCAAG CTACAAGGTGCGCTGGAGCAAAGTGGAGCCCGGGGACCTCCGGGAAACGCCCATCCTCATCACCAACGGACTGCACGCCCGGGGCTACGGGCCCCTGGGGGGGCGTGCCAGGATGCGAAGAGGGCATCGGCTGGACGCCTCCCTGGTCATCGCCGGCGTGCGCCTGGAAGACGAGGGCCGGTACCGCTGTGAGCTCATCAACGGCATCGAGGACGAGAGCGTGGCGCTGACCCTGCGCCTGGAGG GTGTGGTGTTTCCGTACCAGCCCAGCCGGGGCCGGTACCAGTTCAATTACTACGAGGCGAAGCAGGCGTGCGAGGAGCAGGACGGCCGTCTGGCCACCTACGCCCAGCTGTACCAGG CGTGGACCGAGGGTCTGGACTGGTGCAACGCGGGCTGGCTGCTCGAGGGCTCCGTGCGCTACCCTGTCCTCACGGCGCGCGCGCCCTGCGGTGGCCGAGGTCGGCCCGGGATCCGCAGCTACGGGCCCCGCGACCGGAAGCGCGACCGCTACGACGCCTTCTGCTTCACCTCGGCGCTGTCAG GTCACGTGTTCTTCGTGCCCGGGCGGCTGACGCTGTCTGAAGCCCACGCGGCCTGCAGACGGCGCGGGGCCATGGTGGCCAAGGTCGGGCACCTCTATGCCGCCTGGAAGTTCTCCGGGCTGGACCAATGCGACGGCGGCTGGCTGGCGGACGGCAGCGTGCGCTTCCCCATCACGACGCCTCGGCCGCGCTGCGGGGGCCTCCCGGATCCCGGAGTGCGCAGCTTCGGCTTCCCCAGACCCCAGCAGGCGGCCTATGGGACCTACTGCTACTCCGAATAG
- the HAPLN2 gene encoding hyaluronan and proteoglycan link protein 2 isoform X1 → MTDRGGWTEGVRFLEASGGPGSLVPTLTASSHRQCAPRCRRAEQDKKLPITAPTISVKRPTSNRPCWADSHHARQDQSPLSLPLPSPLGLRHLPQSPGGPSYKVRWSKVEPGDLRETPILITNGLHARGYGPLGGRARMRRGHRLDASLVIAGVRLEDEGRYRCELINGIEDESVALTLRLEGVVFPYQPSRGRYQFNYYEAKQACEEQDGRLATYAQLYQAWTEGLDWCNAGWLLEGSVRYPVLTARAPCGGRGRPGIRSYGPRDRKRDRYDAFCFTSALSGHVFFVPGRLTLSEAHAACRRRGAMVAKVGHLYAAWKFSGLDQCDGGWLADGSVRFPITTPRPRCGGLPDPGVRSFGFPRPQQAAYGTYCYSE, encoded by the exons ATGACAGACAGAGGGGGCTGGACAGAAGGGGTCAGGTTTCTTGAAGCAAGTGGAGGTCCTGGAAGTCTGGTTCCCACCTTGACAGCCTCTTCCCATAGGCAATGCGCACCCAGGTGCCGGAGGGCAGAG CAGGACAAAAAGCTGCCAATCACTGCACCCACCATCTCTGTGAAGAGGCCCACTTCTAACAG ACCGTGCTGGGCTGACTCCCATCATGCAAGGCAGGATCAGTCTCCCCTctctctgccacttccttctcccttgGGCCTTCGCCACCTTCCACAGAGCCCTGGGGGACCAAG CTACAAGGTGCGCTGGAGCAAAGTGGAGCCCGGGGACCTCCGGGAAACGCCCATCCTCATCACCAACGGACTGCACGCCCGGGGCTACGGGCCCCTGGGGGGGCGTGCCAGGATGCGAAGAGGGCATCGGCTGGACGCCTCCCTGGTCATCGCCGGCGTGCGCCTGGAAGACGAGGGCCGGTACCGCTGTGAGCTCATCAACGGCATCGAGGACGAGAGCGTGGCGCTGACCCTGCGCCTGGAGG GTGTGGTGTTTCCGTACCAGCCCAGCCGGGGCCGGTACCAGTTCAATTACTACGAGGCGAAGCAGGCGTGCGAGGAGCAGGACGGCCGTCTGGCCACCTACGCCCAGCTGTACCAGG CGTGGACCGAGGGTCTGGACTGGTGCAACGCGGGCTGGCTGCTCGAGGGCTCCGTGCGCTACCCTGTCCTCACGGCGCGCGCGCCCTGCGGTGGCCGAGGTCGGCCCGGGATCCGCAGCTACGGGCCCCGCGACCGGAAGCGCGACCGCTACGACGCCTTCTGCTTCACCTCGGCGCTGTCAG GTCACGTGTTCTTCGTGCCCGGGCGGCTGACGCTGTCTGAAGCCCACGCGGCCTGCAGACGGCGCGGGGCCATGGTGGCCAAGGTCGGGCACCTCTATGCCGCCTGGAAGTTCTCCGGGCTGGACCAATGCGACGGCGGCTGGCTGGCGGACGGCAGCGTGCGCTTCCCCATCACGACGCCTCGGCCGCGCTGCGGGGGCCTCCCGGATCCCGGAGTGCGCAGCTTCGGCTTCCCCAGACCCCAGCAGGCGGCCTATGGGACCTACTGCTACTCCGAATAG
- the HAPLN2 gene encoding hyaluronan and proteoglycan link protein 2 isoform X3 → MQGRISLPSLCHFLLPWAFATFHRALGDQAPHPGPHYLLPPIHEVIHSRRGATTTLPCVLGAPPPSYKVRWSKVEPGDLRETPILITNGLHARGYGPLGGRARMRRGHRLDASLVIAGVRLEDEGRYRCELINGIEDESVALTLRLEGVVFPYQPSRGRYQFNYYEAKQACEEQDGRLATYAQLYQAWTEGLDWCNAGWLLEGSVRYPVLTARAPCGGRGRPGIRSYGPRDRKRDRYDAFCFTSALSGHVFFVPGRLTLSEAHAACRRRGAMVAKVGHLYAAWKFSGLDQCDGGWLADGSVRFPITTPRPRCGGLPDPGVRSFGFPRPQQAAYGTYCYSE, encoded by the exons ATGCAAGGCAGGATCAGTCTCCCCTctctctgccacttccttctcccttgGGCCTTCGCCACCTTCCACAGAGCCCTGGGGGACCAAG CACCCCACCCTGGCCCCCACTACCTCCTGCCCCCCATCCACGAGGTCATTCACTCTCGTCGTGGGGCTACGACCACGCTGCCCTGCGTCCTGGGCGCCCCGCCTCCCAGCTACAAGGTGCGCTGGAGCAAAGTGGAGCCCGGGGACCTCCGGGAAACGCCCATCCTCATCACCAACGGACTGCACGCCCGGGGCTACGGGCCCCTGGGGGGGCGTGCCAGGATGCGAAGAGGGCATCGGCTGGACGCCTCCCTGGTCATCGCCGGCGTGCGCCTGGAAGACGAGGGCCGGTACCGCTGTGAGCTCATCAACGGCATCGAGGACGAGAGCGTGGCGCTGACCCTGCGCCTGGAGG GTGTGGTGTTTCCGTACCAGCCCAGCCGGGGCCGGTACCAGTTCAATTACTACGAGGCGAAGCAGGCGTGCGAGGAGCAGGACGGCCGTCTGGCCACCTACGCCCAGCTGTACCAGG CGTGGACCGAGGGTCTGGACTGGTGCAACGCGGGCTGGCTGCTCGAGGGCTCCGTGCGCTACCCTGTCCTCACGGCGCGCGCGCCCTGCGGTGGCCGAGGTCGGCCCGGGATCCGCAGCTACGGGCCCCGCGACCGGAAGCGCGACCGCTACGACGCCTTCTGCTTCACCTCGGCGCTGTCAG GTCACGTGTTCTTCGTGCCCGGGCGGCTGACGCTGTCTGAAGCCCACGCGGCCTGCAGACGGCGCGGGGCCATGGTGGCCAAGGTCGGGCACCTCTATGCCGCCTGGAAGTTCTCCGGGCTGGACCAATGCGACGGCGGCTGGCTGGCGGACGGCAGCGTGCGCTTCCCCATCACGACGCCTCGGCCGCGCTGCGGGGGCCTCCCGGATCCCGGAGTGCGCAGCTTCGGCTTCCCCAGACCCCAGCAGGCGGCCTATGGGACCTACTGCTACTCCGAATAG